In Pseudoliparis swirei isolate HS2019 ecotype Mariana Trench chromosome 9, NWPU_hadal_v1, whole genome shotgun sequence, a genomic segment contains:
- the rgs19 gene encoding regulator of G-protein signaling 19 isoform X1, with product MCLRKSSGYRPPDLINAKIYTGPIPAERGGELAMGGGRSETSALSGTGGGRGMTTTQNSQRPNACCFCWCCCCSCSWNEEERRRRRKRISQDTKMETIPNCEACTRPSAEETRLWSQSFDKLMRNAAGRNVFREFLRTEYSEENMLFWLACEDLKEEINKGAIEDKAHSIYEDYISILSPKEVSLDARVREVINRKMQEPTTQSFEDAQLQIYTLMHRDSYPRFLSSSIYKSLLHGGSRTSSES from the exons aTGTGCCTCCGAAAGAGCAGCGGATACCGCCCTCCGGACCTTATTAATGCCAAGATT TACACAGGTCCAATCCCGGCCGAGCGAGGGGGCGAGCTGGCCATGGGGGGAGGTCGCAGCGAGACCTCGGCACTGAGCGGgacgggaggggggcggggcatgaCCACGACGCAGAATTCCCAACGGCCCAACGCCTGCTGcttctgctggtgctgctgctgcagctgctcatG GAATGAAGAggagcggcggaggaggaggaagagaatatCACAGGACACCAAGATGGAAACCATACCAAACTGTGAAGCCTG CACCAGACCCTCAGCGGAAGAGACCCGTCTGTGGTCTCAGTCTTTCGACAAGCTGATGAGGAACGCTGCGGGTCGCAATGTTTTTCGGGAGTTCTTGCGGACGGAGTACAGCGAGGAGAACATGCTGTTCTGGCTGGCCTGCGAAGACCTCAAGGAGGAAATCAACAAGGGCGCCATTGAGGACAAAGCGCACTCCATCTACGAGGACTACATTTCCATACTGTCGCCAAAAGAG GTGAGTCTGGATGCCCGGGTTCGAGAGGTGATCAACAGGAAGATGCAAGAGCCGACGACTCAGTCGTTTGAGGACGCCCAGCTCCAGATCTACACGTTGATGCACAGGGACTCCTACCCAcgattcctctcctccagcatcTACAAGTCGCTCCTTCACGGCGGCTCGCGTACCTCTTCTGAATCCTAg
- the rgs19 gene encoding regulator of G-protein signaling 19 isoform X2 produces the protein MTDVLYTGPIPAERGGELAMGGGRSETSALSGTGGGRGMTTTQNSQRPNACCFCWCCCCSCSWNEEERRRRRKRISQDTKMETIPNCEACTRPSAEETRLWSQSFDKLMRNAAGRNVFREFLRTEYSEENMLFWLACEDLKEEINKGAIEDKAHSIYEDYISILSPKEVSLDARVREVINRKMQEPTTQSFEDAQLQIYTLMHRDSYPRFLSSSIYKSLLHGGSRTSSES, from the exons ATGACGGACGTGCTG TACACAGGTCCAATCCCGGCCGAGCGAGGGGGCGAGCTGGCCATGGGGGGAGGTCGCAGCGAGACCTCGGCACTGAGCGGgacgggaggggggcggggcatgaCCACGACGCAGAATTCCCAACGGCCCAACGCCTGCTGcttctgctggtgctgctgctgcagctgctcatG GAATGAAGAggagcggcggaggaggaggaagagaatatCACAGGACACCAAGATGGAAACCATACCAAACTGTGAAGCCTG CACCAGACCCTCAGCGGAAGAGACCCGTCTGTGGTCTCAGTCTTTCGACAAGCTGATGAGGAACGCTGCGGGTCGCAATGTTTTTCGGGAGTTCTTGCGGACGGAGTACAGCGAGGAGAACATGCTGTTCTGGCTGGCCTGCGAAGACCTCAAGGAGGAAATCAACAAGGGCGCCATTGAGGACAAAGCGCACTCCATCTACGAGGACTACATTTCCATACTGTCGCCAAAAGAG GTGAGTCTGGATGCCCGGGTTCGAGAGGTGATCAACAGGAAGATGCAAGAGCCGACGACTCAGTCGTTTGAGGACGCCCAGCTCCAGATCTACACGTTGATGCACAGGGACTCCTACCCAcgattcctctcctccagcatcTACAAGTCGCTCCTTCACGGCGGCTCGCGTACCTCTTCTGAATCCTAg
- the rgs19 gene encoding regulator of G-protein signaling 19 isoform X3, which translates to MGGGRSETSALSGTGGGRGMTTTQNSQRPNACCFCWCCCCSCSWNEEERRRRRKRISQDTKMETIPNCEACTRPSAEETRLWSQSFDKLMRNAAGRNVFREFLRTEYSEENMLFWLACEDLKEEINKGAIEDKAHSIYEDYISILSPKEVSLDARVREVINRKMQEPTTQSFEDAQLQIYTLMHRDSYPRFLSSSIYKSLLHGGSRTSSES; encoded by the exons ATGGGGGGAGGTCGCAGCGAGACCTCGGCACTGAGCGGgacgggaggggggcggggcatgaCCACGACGCAGAATTCCCAACGGCCCAACGCCTGCTGcttctgctggtgctgctgctgcagctgctcatG GAATGAAGAggagcggcggaggaggaggaagagaatatCACAGGACACCAAGATGGAAACCATACCAAACTGTGAAGCCTG CACCAGACCCTCAGCGGAAGAGACCCGTCTGTGGTCTCAGTCTTTCGACAAGCTGATGAGGAACGCTGCGGGTCGCAATGTTTTTCGGGAGTTCTTGCGGACGGAGTACAGCGAGGAGAACATGCTGTTCTGGCTGGCCTGCGAAGACCTCAAGGAGGAAATCAACAAGGGCGCCATTGAGGACAAAGCGCACTCCATCTACGAGGACTACATTTCCATACTGTCGCCAAAAGAG GTGAGTCTGGATGCCCGGGTTCGAGAGGTGATCAACAGGAAGATGCAAGAGCCGACGACTCAGTCGTTTGAGGACGCCCAGCTCCAGATCTACACGTTGATGCACAGGGACTCCTACCCAcgattcctctcctccagcatcTACAAGTCGCTCCTTCACGGCGGCTCGCGTACCTCTTCTGAATCCTAg
- the tcea2 gene encoding transcription elongation factor A protein 2, which produces MAQHQEVEHIAKNLDKMVHKKNTDGALDLLRELKNIKMSLETLQSTRVGMSVNAVRKHSSDEEVQTLAKVLIKSWKKLLDGVEGKSEEKEKKKDGSPVRSPSTSKDSGSSEKRKKSGESPTPPSMPTTPTQPTPPTSHTTPTLLPPAPTTTHSVRNKCRELLVAALQTDDDHKTIGVHCENLAAQIEEEIFQEFKTTDIKYKTRLRSRISNLKDQKNPDLRRNVLCGNISAQRIASMTAEEMASAELKLMRESLTKESIREHQLTKVGGTETDMFICSKCRGKNCSYTQVQIRSSDEPMTTFVLCNGCGNRWKISSLPPLVYIYFTFLPQYQLSPFLITLSPPSKFFRALPSPLTPGSRSR; this is translated from the exons GACGGAGCTCTCGACCTGCTGAGGGAACTAAAGAACATCAAGATGTCTCTGGAGACCCTGCAG TCCACTAGAGTTGGGATGTCTGTGAACGCGGTGAGGAAACACAGTTCAGATGAAGAAGTTCAGACTTTGGCCAAAGTTCTCATCAAGTCCTGGAAGAAGCTGCTGG ACGGTGTAGAGGGGAAGTcggaggaaaaggagaagaagaaagacggcTCTCCCGTGAGGTCGCCGTCCACCTCCAAGGACTCCGGCAGCAGCGAGAAAAG AAAGAAGTCAGGGGagtcccccaccccaccctccatGCCAACGACACCCACCcaacccaccccacccacctccCACACGACCCCAACCCTACTCCCTCcggcccccaccaccacccacagTGTGCGGAACAAGTGTCGAGAGCTGCTGGTGGCAGCGCTGCAGACTGATG atGACCACAAGACCATCGGAGTCCACTGTGAGAATCTTGCAGCACAGATTGAAGAGG AGATCTTCCAGGAGTTTAAAACCAcagatataaaatataaaactcgTCTACGAAGCCGCATCTCCAACCTCAAGGACCAGAAGAATCCCGACCTGCGGCGTAACGTGCTGTGTGGGAACATCTCGGCGCAACGCATCGCCTCCATGACGGCTGAG gagatgGCAAGTGCAGAGCTGAAGCTGATGAGAGAGAGTCTGACTAAAGAGTCCATTAGAGAGCATCAGCTGACGAAGGTCGGGGGAACTGAGACGGACATGTTCATCTGCAGCAAGTGCCGTGGAAAGAACTGCtcgtacacacag GTGCAGATCCGCAGTTCTGACGAGCCCATGACCACCTTCGTGTTGTGTAACGGTTGCGGTAACCGATggaag aTTTCGTCCCTTCCCCCTCTTGTTTACATCTACTTCACCTTCCTCCCTCAATATCagctctctcctttcctcatcACGTTGTCTCCTCCCTCTAAGTTTTTCCGGGCCCTCCCTTCCCCCCTTACTCCTGGCTCGAGGTCAAGGTGA